One Papaver somniferum cultivar HN1 chromosome 10, ASM357369v1, whole genome shotgun sequence genomic window carries:
- the LOC113315396 gene encoding uncharacterized protein LOC113315396 produces MERRHGLIMEFKLINLTHLCFADDVMIFLKVIVAAASSLKSALIEFSSYSGLEINNQKTSLFFSVVDEDTLQQIFLILDCSQGELPVRYLGIPLLSTILSYRDCLPLLEKVDDRIYSWKSKSIVYPETKVADFLINDSWFFPNFMEDEVQNVVAQISSTDFNVSEIDQIFWKPSTSGQFSIKDTYISISDHLVSQDWMPLVWFKKHIPIHSFISWISIHKILKTRNKLLKWGITADASCVLCGNAVESEDHIFHACMYSASIWQGLLLKHGYIKELESSWDEEIRWCNQHFTGTSCVTTIKKLVLNGFSYHIWRERNNRVFRATSNSQDQVSMLIVQHVRFKMLSSTLKEDDNPSTKWFMSRWSIDCIFILPETIFCTWLYPDDNEIMINTDGSKYDSAGGFGAILRDNTAEVIEAASGNDPFISGFAHELQGVELGFKMAIKKNLFRVHLATDSMAVYNLLTNPNFEPPWNVLQIWRRVKRLRERFEVCRVSHCYKETNRAAD; encoded by the exons ATGGAAAGACGACATGGACTTATCATGGAGTTCAAATTAATAAATCTTACTCACCTTTGCTTTGCTGATGATGTgatgattttcttaaaagttattGTGGCAGCTGCTTCTAGTTTAAAATCAGCTTTAATTGAGTTTAGCAGTTACTCTGGATTGGAGATAAATAACCAAAAAACTTCCCTATTCTTCTCTGTTGTGGATGAAGACACTTTGCAacagatttttttaattttagattGCTCTCAAGGGGAATTACCAGTCAGATACCTTGGAATACCTCTTCTTTCTACAATATTATCTTATAGAGACTGCTTGCCTTTACTGGAAAAAGTTGATGATAGAATCTATTCTTGGAAGTCCAAGTCTATTGTTTATCCAG AAACAAAGGTTGCTGATTTCCTTATCAATGATAGTTGGTTTTTTCCCAACTTTATGGAAGATGAAGTGCAGAATGTAGTTGCTCAGATTTCTTCAACAGACTTCAATGTTTCTGAAATTGATCAAATTTTTTGGAAGCCTAGCACTTCAGGTCAGTTTTCTATAAAAGACACTTATATTTCTATCTCTGATCATTTAGTCTCACAAGATTGGATGCCTTTAGTCTGGTTTAAGAAACACATACCTATACATTCCTTCATTTCATGGATTTCCATTCATAAAATACTAAAAACTAGAAATAAGCTGCTTAAATGGGGGATCACTGCGGATGCTTCTTGTGTCCTTTGTGGTAATGCTGTGGAGTCTGAAGATCACATTTTTCATGCTTGTATGTATTCTGCTAGCATTTGGCAAGGTCTTCTTCTTAAGCATGGTTATATTAAAGAATTAGAGAGTTCTTGGGATGAAGAAATAAGGTGGTGTAATCAACATTTTACTGGTACAAGTTGTGTCACCACAATTAAGAAGTTGGTGCTAAATGGTTTTAGTTATCATATCTGGCGGGAAAGAAATAACCGTGTTTTTAGAGCCACCTCTAATTCTCAAGACCAAGTTAGTATGCTAATAGTTCAACATGTTAGATTTAAAATGTTATCTTCTACTTTAAAAGAAGACGATAATCCTTCAACCAAATGGTTCATGAGTCGCTGGAGCATCGACTGTATATTTATTCTGCCTGAAACCATTTTTTGTACTTGGTTATACCCTGATGATAATGAGATAATGATCAATACTGATGGCTCAAAGTATGACTCTGCTGGGGGATTTGGGGCTATTCTGAGGGATAATACTGCTGAAGTTATTGAAGCTGCTAGTGGAAATGACCCTTTTATTTCTGGTTTTGCTCATGAATTGCAAGGAGTGGAGCTGGGATTTAAAATGGCCATCAAAAAGAATCTCTTTCGGGTTCACTTGGCTACTGATTCCATGGCAGTGTACAATTTGCTTACCAATCCAAATTTTGAACCTCCTTGGAATGTTTTACAGATTTGGAGAAGAGTTAAGAGATTGCGAGAAAGGTTTGAAGTTTGCAGAGTCTCTCACTGCTACAAAGAAACCAATAGGGCTGCGGATTGA